Below is a genomic region from Desulfovibrio sp. TomC.
CTATGCGAGATTGGGAAAGCCAAGCGCACGTACGCTGGTATTGCCGGTACCACGTCGTGTTCATCCCGAAGTAACGGAAGAAAGCGATCTTTGGAAGACTTCGAAAAGAGATCGGCGGAATTATCCGGGAGTTGTGCCAGCAGTTTGGGCTGGAATTGGTCGAGGGGCATGCTCTTGCTGACCATGTGCACATGTGTTTGAGCATACCGCCCAAGTTCAGCGTTGCAAACGCGATGGGAAAGCTCAAAGGAAAGTCCGCGATTCTTATCCACCGGAGGTATCTCGGAAGGACAAAGAATCTGACAGGGTATCACTTTTGGGCGCGAGGGTACTGCGTGAGCACCGTTGGCTTGGACTGACCTTACCCCATCGAGTACACCAAGGATAAGTTCGGACTCTTGGTTTCAGGGTTTTCCCCCTTAACGGCTCTTCGGTATTCCTCCGGGCTCATCCCGGCAAGGGCGCTGTGGGGGCGCACGGTGTTGTAATCCTGCCTCCAGTCCTCGATGATCCTTTTGGCCTCGGCCAGCGAGCGGAAGGTCTGAGCATTGAGGCACTCATCTCGCAACCGGCCGTTATAGCTTTCGATATGACCGTTATCCACTGGCTTGCCAGGCCGGATGAACTCCAGTTTGACTCCCCGCCCATGCGCCCAGCTATCAAGGGCCTTGCTTGTAAACTCTGGGCCGTTGTCCGTGCGGATAATTGCCGGACACTGCCCCACGGCACTCAGGCGTTCCAAAGTTCTCGCTACCCGATGACCGGTCAAGGAGTGGTCCACTTCAATCACCGGGCTGAGCCGGTCAAAGAGATCGACCACCGTGAGCACGCGTAACCGTCGGCCATTTTCCAGACAATCGCTTACGAAATCCATGGCCCAGTGCTGGTTCGGTCCGGTCGGTCCGAGCTGCACGACACGCAAGTGACTGACGCGCTTGCGGCGCCGTTTGAGCCGAAGCGACAGTCCTTCCTCCCGGTACACCCGCTCGACCCGCTTGTGGTTTACGACAACGCCTTCACGCCGCAACAGGATGTGCAGCCGGGGGCTGCCGAAACGCCGACGTTCCTCGGCCAGTTCCCGCAACCGGACGCGCAGGTCGGCGTCGCGATCCGGGCCAGGCGCTCGCCGGTACGTCCGACGATTCATTTCCATCAACTGGCAGGCCCGCCGCTCGGAATAACCATGCGCCTCAACGGCATGACGCACGGCCAAGCGGCGTTCGGCGGGCTCTACGCGTTTTTTCCAAGGACCTCTTTGAGAACCTGGATGTCCAAGGCCTGGTCGGCCACAAGCCGTTTCAGGCGCTGGTTTTCCTCCTCAAGTCCTCGCAGCCGACGTGCCTCGGTCACTTCCAATCCGCCGAATTTGCTCCGCCATTTGTAAAACGTCGCGTCGGAGATCCCATGCTGGCGGCACACAGCGGCAACCGTCATGCCTGCCTCGGCTTGTTTCAAAATTCCGATGATCTGCTCCTCGCTGAATCGGCTCTTCCGCATGACGATGGCCTCCTTGGCCGGCGTCACGAACTTTTAACTGGGATACCTAATGGGGGAAAGGTCATCACTACCGACCGTTCCTCATAAAAACTGATAATATGAAGAATAATTACTTTCTATTTGCAGACGGACAGAAGCACATCCTGCCCGGCTGCAATAATCAATGGCACCTTAAATGCTTAAGAAAATGATTCTTTAATATACGACTCGTGTTTTGTCGTGTATTTTGTTTGCTTCTACTAAAATTGCATCAACTTTAGAGGAAGATTGGTTGTTTGACGTTCTCTGAACGTTGTTGATGTGATGCTTGTTTTTTTCTTTGACGCTAATTGAAGATGCTTTTAGTTCTTTCTCAAAAGTGCCAACAGCTTTTTCAGCAAATTGCACAAAGTCCTTAAAATTATTGTCATTCTTTGCGAGAGCTAGAAATTTTTTAAAATATATAACAGACTTGTCAAAATTCTTTAAAAAAAGGTAACACATTCCTAAACGGAAATAAGCGTCAACAGGACTTTGATAAAAATCTTTTTTAGCAGTCCCAGGCTTAAGGGTAATAAGATGTTCTAGCAGTGGAATAGCTTCTGAATACTTAGCATGCTGATATAGGCATTCGCTGCCGATGTCATAGGCATCTGCATAGTCGGAGTCTATCGCAATCGCATCTCTTGCGTATTTAGCACATGAACCGTAGTGGTTAAGTGAATATTGAGTTGAAGCTGCTAAAAAATAAGATGGTAAAAAGGTTGGGTTTAATTGTATCGATTTGTCAAAAGCAAAAGATGCTTCTTGGAAATTACGATTTTGAGCTAAAGAAACCCCTTTGGCAAAATACTCATGGGCAGAAGTTTCAGAAAATTTCTGCGAAAAAGTTGTCGGCGCACACGAAGCAGTAGCAAAAATGGTAAAACTTAAAGCTAAAAATAAAATTCTGTATTCAATAGAAACCATATTTAATCTCCAGTGTTATTTGTTGAATGGGAGGTATTAAGGGTGAAAGGGTAAGGGGCTAGGTTTATAAATTCCGATATGATTGAGACAAATCGGCAATTAAGCCAAAGCTCTTATGCGTAAATAATTAATGGAATCTTTAGATTCACGCCAGTTTTTTATCTGAGAAGAAGTAGAAGTAAAATATTATGAAAATATATTTTTTGGAATGGTAATGCCTGGATTAATCCCACCCAATTAGTTTTACTGTTAAATACATTTATTTCTTTGGATAAATCACTGCAATAAAGTGTAGGCGTAAAGGCGTGGATATTATTCTAATGGACAAAAGAATCTTGTAAATCGACGCCTGATTCAAGAATCCAATTATTTTGTTCTGACTGCAAATAACTTCGGGCAGTATTGATTGCAATCGTTTACATTTATGTCATCTTTGACCCCTCTTCCGAAAGTATAATAATAGCCATGTGTAGGATCTTTCTTTTCGCTCGACCAAACAGCCCAGCATCCAACTTCAAAAACAGGGTTAATATGGAAAGTCACTGATTGACCATCGCAAATTTGCACAACACTACCCGTGTTCATTAAGGATTGTAGTTCTTTTATTGTTGGCAGTCTCCAATTGTTGTTATGCTGTTGAAAGCCTTGAACTAATTTAACAGCCTTGTCGAATGGAACTGGCTGACTAGAAAGTACAACCCACTCTAAATCGGTCAAGTTGTCATATATAATGCCTTTATTGTTTTTTGAGAATCTTGCAACCGGTTTTGCCTTAGATGTTGACGTCTCTATCGATTGATCAGACGGTCGGATTGCTTCTACTTTTCCTTTTGAAAGGTTGTCAGCGATTTCAGAGGGATAACTTGGTGAAGTTTTAATCTGTGCTCGATTATTTGGTTGAGGCGTATCAGAAGGGATAAAAACAGCTTTATGAAAATTTTCCATGTATGGCAAAATTTCAAGCATTAAAACGGACAGGATTATACAAATAAAACACAGCCTAGCGTAAGGGAAAAGTTTAGAAAAAATATTTTTTTGTTTGCTAAGATGATAAAAAAAGTATTTGCGAAAATAACTGCAAAAAAACCATGCCGAAAGTGTTGCAAATACAAATCTCCATGTGTGCAAAGGAATCCAAAAAATAAAGCCTACGATTAGGGCGACAAAGAAAACATAAAAATTGCTAATTCGCAAGAAAGCAGTATCTAGATCTTCAAGAGTCTTGTCAAATAATTCGCCATCCGTAGATGCAAAGTCAATATGTTCAGTATTCCCATTAGTAGTGGTGATGTTAAATTGCAACCAAGTTCTTATTATAGTTTCAATTTTTGACAGTTGCAGACCTTGGTCGATTGCAGTTGCTACAATACATCTTTTTTGCGCCTCATTCAAGTCGTTTTGACCAGATGTTGCAAGTATTAAACTTTTTTTTATTTCAATGATTCTGGGATCATGTTCAGAAATATATATGTTATATTGTTCTCGGCCATCACGGAATATTGCCTCAATAGCTGGTATTGCTTGAATAAATTTAACTGCAAAATCTTTTTTTGTTGCTGAATTTACTAGACATTGAATGGACTTTTCTATGTCTCTGAGCTTGGCAATGATAATCGGTGTGGGTTCATTGGTATCAACTCCAAGGAATGAATATAAATCATAATTAAATTTTCGATCACTATCTACCCGGCGAGCTTCAATCAAAAAAGTATCAATCGCAACAAAATAATGACTAATGTCTCTCATTAACTTCTCCAAAAAATATCAATTAGTCACGCTTTTGGGTGAGCAATCATAAGGAGGTAATTTGTTTAGGCCATTCTCTAACCCGGAACGGAGTTAATAGACTGAATCAATTCAGCCCATTACGGATAACGCCCGATAGTTATGCTATACCGAGAAATTGACTTTGACACCTTTTAGCAAGGTTTCACCGCCGAGTAAGTTTGTTGCGACCCAATTTTTCCGATATGATAGCTCAATGGATTTTGCTTGCAAAGGAGAGGCTCAGCCTGTTTGCATTTGCTTGGAAACAATATTGTCAATCATAGTAAAATTCACTAAAAAAACAGTTCAAAGATTATATTGATTAAATATGCTAGCAATATCTAGAGGATTAAGTTCGCAAATTTAAAGGAGTTGACTCTTTCGAGTAAAATTCTTGCTCTATCTGCAAATTCAGAACGCAAAAAAGGTTTTGTTTTTTAAAGGTTATCTTTATCATCCCTGCTCCATCATCGAAATATGGTCTTGCGAAGCTTTTTTTTCTTCTTTACTCATCGAACCACCCAGAGTAACTTGACCTTGCGTCCGAATTCCTGTTTCAACGTCAACAATTTCAACATCAAGAGTTTTATTGATATTATATTTATACAAAACTTCCAAAGGAGTCCCTTTGGGCCTGGGAGGAAGTTTGTCCAGAATAACCTCGCCTATGAGGGCAACATCATCACGTTTTTTCCCAAAACCCTCAGTGATCTCAACTTTAACCGAGGTTTGTTGGTCATAGGCATAGTGGAAAGTATCCTTTACGATATGAGGTATGTCTGTTTGTTCAGAAATCATTTCATGAACGTATTCCGCAAAATTATTATCAAGAAGGATAACGCCCAGTGATTTTGCGACACATTCTTGTATCTTGATATCTTTCAATCCTGCAAGAAGTTTTGTTTTTAGACTAACTGCAGCTACCTCGCCATGTAATTCTTTTGCTTTGGCAAATTCCTCTTCAATGAAACGATATTTCGCCTGATATGCAGCGCCAATAGCTACACACTGATCAGGGTTTACATCTGTTGAGGGCTCTTTCCCACTAAGCTCTCTCACCATCTCTCTGACCATCGGCATGTAAGTAGATCCGCCGACTAACAAAATAGTATCAAGATCACTCCATGACATATTAGCTTTTTCTAGCACATTTTTGCAAAGGCGTGAGCATTGTTGCAAACGATCTTTCGTTAAAGATTCAAATTGTTTTCTTTGGACTTCAATTGTTTCTCTTTTCCCATCATGACTTACCACAATATTTGTTTTAGCCATTTTTGATAGTGATATCTTAGCTTTTAGAACTCTATCGTAAAGCTCTTGAAAGGAATACGGGTCATCCTGCGGATCAGAATGATATTTATTCTTAAATGATTCGGCACAATACGAAAGTAAATCATCGTCCCAATCCTTACCTCCGAGCTCGGGATCGCCGTCTGATGCAACCATCCAAATATTATTGTCTTTGATACTTAATATCGTGACATCAAAAGTCCCGCCGCCTAAATCAAAGACAAATACATTCTGGTCCTTTCCAATTTTATTAATTCCATACGCAAGGGCGGCAGCTGTTGGTTCATTCATAACCATTAATACGTTAAGACCTGCAAGCTCACCAGCTTCTTTTGTTGCACCCCGTTGGTCCATGCC
It encodes:
- a CDS encoding tetratricopeptide repeat protein; protein product: MVSIEYRILFLALSFTIFATASCAPTTFSQKFSETSAHEYFAKGVSLAQNRNFQEASFAFDKSIQLNPTFLPSYFLAASTQYSLNHYGSCAKYARDAIAIDSDYADAYDIGSECLYQHAKYSEAIPLLEHLITLKPGTAKKDFYQSPVDAYFRLGMCYLFLKNFDKSVIYFKKFLALAKNDNNFKDFVQFAEKAVGTFEKELKASSISVKEKNKHHINNVQRTSNNQSSSKVDAILVEANKIHDKTRVVY
- a CDS encoding IS3 family transposase (programmed frameshift), translated to MRKSRFSEEQIIGILKQAEAGMTVAAVCRQHGISDATFYKWRSKFGGLEVTEARRLRGLEEENQRLKRLVADQALDIQVLKEVLGKNGVEPAERRLAVRHAVEAHGYSERRACQLMEMNRRTYRRAPGPDRDADLRVRLRELAEERRRFGSPRLHILLRREGVVVNHKRVERVYREEGLSLRLKRRRKRVSHLRVVQLGPTGPNQHWAMDFVSDCLENGRRLRVLTVVDLFDRLSPVIEVDHSLTGHRVARTLERLSAVGQCPAIIRTDNGPEFTSKALDSWAHGRGVKLEFIRPGKPVDNGHIESYNGRLRDECLNAQTFRSLAEAKRIIEDWRQDYNTVRPHSALAGMSPEEYRRAVKGENPETKSPNLSLVYSMG
- a CDS encoding Hsp70 family protein, with the protein product MSDFSYVFGIDLGTTFSAISYIDEHGKPVVIPSQENRPITPSVVYFSDDMKFLVGDEAVNMLKADPQNTVSFIKRQMGRPNFNYKIHDRAYNPQEISAIILKKLALDAKLYFLQLGLEVEVKDVVITVPAYFGMDQRGATKEAGELAGLNVLMVMNEPTAAALAYGINKIGKDQNVFVFDLGGGTFDVTILSIKDNNIWMVASDGDPELGGKDWDDDLLSYCAESFKNKYHSDPQDDPYSFQELYDRVLKAKISLSKMAKTNIVVSHDGKRETIEVQRKQFESLTKDRLQQCSRLCKNVLEKANMSWSDLDTILLVGGSTYMPMVREMVRELSGKEPSTDVNPDQCVAIGAAYQAKYRFIEEEFAKAKELHGEVAAVSLKTKLLAGLKDIKIQECVAKSLGVILLDNNFAEYVHEMISEQTDIPHIVKDTFHYAYDQQTSVKVEITEGFGKKRDDVALIGEVILDKLPPRPKGTPLEVLYKYNINKTLDVEIVDVETGIRTQGQVTLGGSMSKEEKKASQDHISMMEQG
- a CDS encoding Lcl domain-containing protein; this translates as MRDISHYFVAIDTFLIEARRVDSDRKFNYDLYSFLGVDTNEPTPIIIAKLRDIEKSIQCLVNSATKKDFAVKFIQAIPAIEAIFRDGREQYNIYISEHDPRIIEIKKSLILATSGQNDLNEAQKRCIVATAIDQGLQLSKIETIIRTWLQFNITTTNGNTEHIDFASTDGELFDKTLEDLDTAFLRISNFYVFFVALIVGFIFWIPLHTWRFVFATLSAWFFCSYFRKYFFYHLSKQKNIFSKLFPYARLCFICIILSVLMLEILPYMENFHKAVFIPSDTPQPNNRAQIKTSPSYPSEIADNLSKGKVEAIRPSDQSIETSTSKAKPVARFSKNNKGIIYDNLTDLEWVVLSSQPVPFDKAVKLVQGFQQHNNNWRLPTIKELQSLMNTGSVVQICDGQSVTFHINPVFEVGCWAVWSSEKKDPTHGYYYTFGRGVKDDINVNDCNQYCPKLFAVRTK